The sequence below is a genomic window from Candidatus Dadabacteria bacterium.
CGATTTCTGCTCCCCGTCGTGAAGGCTGATGTTGTGAACCTGATAAGGAAGTCCGGTCTCCTCAAGCATTATTGAGACCTTCCTGCCGTTGGGCGTGGCGGCTGTGTGGAGGTGTATCATTCAGAACCCGGCGGATTCAATAACTTCCCGCTTTTCACCTTCGGGCATATCCTCAAAATAAAGTTCAACCGCTTCTTTGAGGTTGCAGACTGCTTCGTCCGGAGTCTCCCCGTAACTTGAGATATTTGTCCCGTTCAAACGGGAAACAAAAACATCCCCTTCTTTCCAAACAAGAGCGCGTAATTTTTCCAGTTTCTCCATTAGGACCTCCTTTTGCGGGAAGCGCCATACACTACACCTAATTGCATGATTTTTTCAAATCCAGGCAAACGCCCGCTTATTGCAACTTCCAGAATCAAGAGCAATTGGAGGTGCTTGGGAATAGAACCGGGCAAACGCCCGCTTATTGCAACCATGGTCGCCGATTTCCTTTCTCATTTCTTGGGAATAGAACCGGGCAAACGCCCGCTTATTGCAACTGACGAGTTCAACCCGTTTCATTTTCGCGGATCAAAGGGGTATCTGACGATAACGCCCCTCCCCGCGCAGTTGCGCCAATCCCTAACGCCAAAATATTTTTTGCGGCATTTATATCCGCATGGTCTTTGTGTCCACATTTGACACAATGGAAATCTCTGTCTTTCCGGCTTTCTTTGTCAATGTTTCCGCAACGGGAACAGGTCTGGCTGGTGTAAGCCGGTTCAACTTTGATTAGCGTCCCGCACTTGTAGGCGAGTTTGTTTTCAAAATTGCCCCAAGCAGAAGCGAGTATCTCTCTGTTCAGCCCCGCTTTCTGTCGGACATTCTTGCCCGGCTCTGTTTCTGTTCCTTTTGCCGAGGCGGTCATCCCCGGTATGTTCAAATCCTCAATAACAACGGTCTCGTATTTGTCCGCAATGCGTCTTGTTGTCTGGTGCGCCCAATTCTTGCGGACATTGCCGAGCGTCCGCGATATGCGGGCGACACGGGCTTTTGTGATGTTCCTGCGCCTGCTGCCTTTCACCTGCCGCGCCATCCTCCTCTGGTAGCGTCTCCGGCGGATTTCCAGCCGCTTGGTGTCGCGCCCGGGCAGGTGTTTCAACTCCTCTGTTGACAGGGCTATGCCGCTGACATTGCGGTCTATGCCCACCGCATCGGTCTGCGCGGGTTGCTTTACCCGGTCGGCGGGGACATCATAAAGGACGGAGCAATACCACTTGCCCGCCAGATATTTGATTGTTGCCAGTTTCGGTTCACAACCTTCATACGGATTGTTTCCCCGTAGGGTTACGCGCCCTGTCTTCGGGATGAACAGGCGGTTGTCTTTCAAGTTCACTTGTTCGGGAATAGTGAAAGACGGAGTTGACCGCGCCCTTGTTTTACGTTTCGGGAAGCCCGCGCCCTGTTTGAATGTCTTTTGCCAGGCATCCGCCTGATACTTGAGAGTGTAGCGGATTTCCCTTGCGGGCAACTCCATAAGCCAAGGGGTTTTGCGGCGGAGTTCAGTAAATTGCTTGCCAAGAGAAAAGAATGAGACGCTCGGTTTTGGTGTGCCGAATATCTTGGCTGTCTGATATTCCGCTCTATTGCGCTCAAGCGCGGCGTTCCACACAAACCGGCACGCCCCCGCAATTTGAAAAAGTTTGCCCGCCTTGCCTTTTGTTTCCAGCAACAGGCGGTAAGTAACGGAACGGGGTGAAGTTTGATGCTCCATATTCTTTATATTTTAACCGCTTTACCGAACTATGCTGACAACCCGCCTCTGTGAGGCGACCGCCCTGCCCGCCGGGTCAAGCAACTCCAAAGCAAACTCATACTCTCCGCTTTCCAGCCCCTCAACAAAAGCGGGACTCCATTTCTTGAGAACGGTTGAGGCAACCGCCTCCCCGCCGGACAACACAGACACCCTGACCGCATAGCCGTCCGCCTCCAAAGAAACGCGGTGAAGGTAGTAATCAACCATCACCCTCCGGGCGTCACCTCCCTTGTAAACGCCCTTGGGGCGGCTGTAGATAATTGCGGGGGCGGACAAGTCAATATCGGGACTTGCGCCCGGAAGCGCGAAAACAGTGAAATTTATGGCGTGCCCGGCTTCGGGCGACTTTACGCTCTCATGGTAGGAACGGGACGGAAAAGCCACAATAGTGTGGGGCCCCGGCGCCAGACGGCCTATGCGGACGGGCTTTGAAACATCATATATCGCCTTGTAGGGCTCGCCGTCAACTATGAGGTGTATGTGCTGGCCCCGAGCGGAATTGGCTATGCGGTTTTTCCGCAGAAACGGAGTTTGAACGCCGAGGTCAAAACCCGAAACATCCAATGTTACCTCTGGCGACAGAGTGAAAACACGCCCTCCGTCCGGCGGCGACACCACGCGGACCTTCGCATCCTTAATAACGGGAGACCGCGAGACCTCAACTATTCTGACCTCCGCCGCGCAGACATCCGCAAACACCATCTGCGCCGCCGCAAGTAAAAGCAAAAACCTCATCGGCAGAAGACTACCACACTCAAGGGCCGGTTTGAAAATAAGCGCCGCCCGTGTAGTATGCGCCTATGAGCGGCAGTCGTAAAAAAGACGGGGGCGGACGCGCCCGGCGCGACACGGTCTCGCTTGATATTGCCGCCCGTCCCAGAAGAAACAGAAAAAGCCCCTCCATCCGCGCTCTTGCGGCGGAAACCCGCCTGCTTGCGGAAAACCTTATTTATCCGCTGTTTGTGCACGGCGGGAGCGCGGATGAAGACATAAAGTCCATGCCGGGCAAAAAGAGACTGGGCGCGGACGGCCTGATGAGGGAAGTGGAAATGTCCGTAAATGCCGGAGTTACCGCCTTTATACTTTTCCCCGTGGTTGAGGACTCAGAAAAATCCCCGGACGCAAGGGAGGCGGGCAACCCGCGCGGGCTTATCCCCGAAACCGCGCGCGCTCTGAAAAAACAGTTTCCCGATGCGACCTTAATAACCGATGTCGCCCTTGACCCTTATTCAAGCGACGGACACGACGGGATAGTCTCTTCATCGGGCGAGATACTGAACGATTTGACGGTTGAGGCGCTGTGCGGGCAGGCGCTTGCGCACGCCGAAGCCGGGGCGGACATTGTGTCGCCCAGCGACATGATGGACGGGCGCGTGGGAGCAATCAGGGAGACGCTTGACGAAAACGGGCATACCGGAACTTCCATACTGTCCTACACGGCAAAATACGCCTCATGCTTTTACGGACCGTTTCGCGGCGCGCTGGACTCCGCGCCCAAAGCGGGCGACAAGAAGACCTATCAGATGAACCCCGCCAACGTGAGGGAGGCGCTCAGGGAACTTGCCCTTGACGAGGCGGAGGGGGCGGATATTGTGATGGTGAAACCCGCAGGATACTACCTTGATGTGGTGAGCGCGTTCAGGGAGTCAACTGATTTGCCGGTCGCCGCTTATCAGGTGAGCGGGGAATACCTTATGATAAAATCCGCCGCAGCGGTCGGCGGAATAAGCGAGAGAGACGCCGTTATGGAGAGTTTACTCGCAATCACAAGGGCGGGGGCGGATATGATAGCAACCTATTTCGCCCCCGAAGCGGCAAACTTTTTAAGGAGGTTTGAAACATGAGATTTGCAGCGTTTGTTGACGGGCCCAACCTTATGGGCTCATTCAGAAATCTGGGTCTTAACATTGATGACTATCAGTCTTTCTACAATTTCGTAATGAGGAGAGCGGTGGCGGAATGGAGTAAATGCGTGGTGGGCGAGTGTGAAACCACAACACTTGTGTGGCGCGTCTTCTGGTATCAAATCGGAAGCATAGATGAACTTCGCTTTGACAATCCCGCTTTTGAGGAAAGCCTGCGCCGCAACTTTGAGCGGGATGCGGAACTGAAGCACTCCTTTGTGTCGGCTGCGCAGAGAGAAAATCATCCCGACCCGGAGGAAGGGGCGTGGGGCATGTGCCTGAGCGAGGGCAAGGAATGGTATGAAAAGAAAAGAGCGGACTTGAGAAAGATGAACCAGTTCAACCGCGCGGTCAGGAACAACACCCGCTTTGTTGACATCATTGAGTGCGGCCACTGGAAACTGGACATACTCAGAAAGAATCTGCACGAAAAAGGCATTGACACCTCTCTGGCCGTTGACCTCGCAACCATGACGGATTCCTACGATGTGGCGGTGGTGCTGTCGGGAGATGCGGACATGTTGCCTTCAATCAATCATGCAAAAAAGCACAAGGGCAAACAGATAGGCATTGTGGAACTCAAAAATGATGATGATTCGCGCGGGCAACAATCATCCGCGAGACTCAGAAATCACGCCGACTTTGTTGTCTCAATAGGAAAAACCGAACTGCTGGGCGAAGGCATCTGCGCCGAAAGGCAGTATTGAAGCGGTATTGAAAAAACGGTCAGCCGCCCCCGCTCAGGGGTTCACGACAACCTTGCCGAACTGCCCGGCGCTCTCCAGCGCCTTGTGAGCCCCGGCAAGGTCCGAAAGCGGAAACTTTCTGCCTATGACTGGAGTAACCGTTCCGCCCGCCGCCATTTCAACGCACTCTTTAAGCATACTCTGAGACGAGTTGAAAACGGTAACTCCGATGACGGAAATGTCGCGCATTATGACGGGACCGATGGAGAACTTGTCAACCACCCCGCCGCCCACGACTCCCACAAGAAGAAGCCGTCCTCCGGATTTGAGAATTTTAATGTTTTTCTCCCAGTGGGCGGCACCCACGGGGTCAAACACTATGTCAACACCGCCCTTTATCACTCTGGAAAAGTCTTCGGTTTTGTAGTTAATTGTCTCGTCCGCGCCGAGTTCGCGCGCTTTCCCAAGTTTCTCATCACTGCCCGCTGTGGCTATGACTTTTGCGCCCAGATGTTTTGCAACCTGTATGGCCGCCGTTCCCGACCCGCTACCGGCAGCGTGAACCACCACCGTTTCACCCTTCTCCAGACCGCCTCTGCTGGCAAGCCCGTAAAGCGCCGTCACGTAACAGATGGGCAACGTGCATGCGTCATCATGAGAAAGGGCGTCCGGAATTTTGCAGACATTCACAGCCGGAACGGTTACAAACTCGGCAAAACCGCCCTGCCGGTTCACCCCTATAACGCTGACTCCGCCTCCGGTTTTGACGGCGGGGTTGACCACCACGCGGTCTCCGGGGAAAACCCCCCAGACCGACTTGCCGGCCTCTTTAACCTCGCCGGATATGTCTATGCCGCCTATGTGGGGAAGGTCAACCGGGCGGGGAGACTTGCCGGACCTCAAACGCGTGTCCAAAGAATTCATCGCACACGCTTTTACACGTATCAGAACATCATCCGCCCCCGGGGACGGAACCTCAGCGTCCTCGTATTTTATGACATCGGCATCTCCGACTTCATGATATATACCGGATTTCATGTCACCCCTCCTTTGAAAAACAATCTCGCATTATACAGTCAACAACCGGCGGGGGCAACCTTAATTGCCTCATCCCTCCGGAAGACATGCGGACCACTCCGCCCAATGATAACCGCAAATTGAAAACGCGCAAGACTTTACAAACAGGCGCGCGCTGTTATAATCTGGTTCTTCTGCGGAGCGGACAATGAAAAAAGGCATCCACCCCGAATACAAACAGGTGGTTTTTCAAGACCCCTCATCCGGCTTTTCCATACTGACGCGGTCAACAAAGACCTCGGACAAGACGGTCAAGTGGGAGGACGGCAACGAATACCCGCTGGTAACCGTTGAGGTTTCAAGCAGTTCCCACCCGTTCTTTACGGGCAGGGAGCAACAGTTCGCCAAAGAGAGCCGCGTGGAAAAATTTCGCAAGAAATACGGCTCTCAGGAAAAACCCTCCGAAGAATCAGAGGCCTGACTCTTTCAAGTATTTGACGACATCATCCTGAATTGACCCGTCAACCATCTCGCGCCAGTCGTCGCTTCCCTGCTTTATTGAGTCCCTTATTTTGGTCGCCGATATCCATCCGATGTTTTCAGGCGGAAAAAACTCGTTCATCTCGTAGCCGACCCCCCTTCCCCAGTTCACGGATTCAATGTCGGGGATTTTCATCACCTCAACATCATCGCCCTTGCTCGCGTGATACTTGCGTATCATGTCTATGGTCTGTTCGGTCGTGAACGGGTTTTTCGGGTCGGGCGGGATGTCCCGCACCATGATCAGGCACGGAACGCCCTTGTCCAGTTTTTGGCGTATGAGGCTTATGTGCCCCTGATGGTAGGGCTGATACCTCCCTATGAAGATCGCCCTTTTTGTTTCTGCGGGCGTTATTTCGGGATGCCCGTGATTTGTAACTTTCCAGTCAGACATTTTGCTTCTCCTTGCCGCCCATTCCATGAGCGGAAAACTGGCTCCGGCGGAGGGATTCGAACCCCCGACCTAGTGGTTAACAGCCACCCGCTCTGCCAACTGAGCTACACCGGAACAGATAAGATGTGTTAAATTATACCGCTCATGAAAGACAGTCAAGAAAAGCGGGGAGACGGCGGGAAACCGGGGGGAAAGGCGCGTTCCTCGGCGCTTGCGCCCGCCTCTCCGCTTCAGCGCTATGTGGCGGAAATCGCCGCCCACCCCATCCTGTCGGGAGAGCGCGAGCGCGAACTTGCCGTCCGCTACAGGGAAACGGGAGACATAGACGCCGCGCGCCAGCTGGTTGCCTCAAACTTGAGGTTTGTCGTCAAAGTCGCGGGGGAATACAAAAACCACGGCATTAACATGATGGACATAATTCAGGAGGGCAATCTCGGCCTCATGCACGCGGTAAAAAGGTTTGATCCCACAAAGGGATACCGCCTCATTTCGTATGCCGTCTGGTGGATAAAGGCATACATCCGCAAGCATATAATGGACACTTGGAGTCTTGTCAGAATAGGCACGGGCAGGGAGCAGAGAAAGCTGTTTTACAACATGCGCGCTGCGAGCGGGAAACTTGAGCGCGGCGGCGCGGCGGCAACACGCGGGGAAATAGCAAAAGAGGTGGGCGTGTCGGAAAAAGGCGTGTCGGAAATGAAGCAGATAATGGGAGCGCGCGACATGTCCCTGAACTCGCCCGTGCGGGACGGGGCGGATGCGGCACACATGGATTTTCTCGCGGACTCCTCCGAGGGACAGGATGCGGGGTTTGAGCGCGCGCAGATAAAAAGCATGGTCAAATCACACATGACGGACGCGCTTAAAACACTGGGTGAAAAAGAGAACTATATTGTCCGCAACCGCTTTCTCAGCGAAAGCCCCAAGACGCTGGACACCATAGGGAACAAGTTCGGCATCTCACGCGAGAGGGTAAGGCAGATAGAGAAAACGGCGCTGAAAAAACTGAAAAAAGAGTTTGAAAAACATGGCATCTCCCCGCCCGACCCGCGTTAGGACAAGCCATCGGGTGCGGACGCTAAAATCTCAGCCGTTTTTTCAATCGCCTTTGCCACTCCGGACGGGTCGTTCCCGCCGGCCTGAGCGAGAGAGGGTTTGCCTCCCCCCCTGCCGCCGATGAGCGGCGCAATTTCTTTGACAATGTTTCCCGCATGAAACTTTCCCGCCGCATCTCCGGCGACACCCACAAGAACAAACGCCTTTCCCTCCCTTGAGCCGCCGAGCGCGGCGACGCCGTTTTTAATCTTTGCCCTGACCTTGTCCCACAACTCCCTCAGTTCCTCCGGCCCCGCGCCGTCCACCTCGCGCGAAACAAAGGAAACGCCCCCTATCTCCCGCGCCCCGGAAAGCGCCTCATCGGTGTCTCCCGCAATGGCATCCCTCTTCGCCCTGCCAACCTCTTTTTCAAGTTCTCCCGCACGCCGCAAAAGTTTCTCTATGCGCCCGGGCACGTCCGAAGGGTCGCCGCCGAGAGAAACAGCCGCCTCCGCGAGCGTCATCTCATTGCGCACGGCGCGCTTTCGCGCCGCTTCCGCGCACACCGCCTCTATCCTTCTGACCCCCGCGCTTGAAGCGGACTGCGAAACAATGGTGAAAAGCCCCGCCGCCGCCGCATTGGAAAGGTGAGTTCCGCCGCACAGTTCCGCGCTGTAGCCGCCGATGGAAACCACCCGGACTTTGTCGCCGTATTTCTCTTCAAATATCGCCGTTGCGCCCTCTTTCAGCGCTTCCTCGTAAGGAACATCCGCCCTTGTTACCACCTCGTCCGCGCGGGAAATCCTCTCGTTGACCTCATCCTCAATGGCGCGAGATTCATCCGGGGTAATGCGGGAGTGGTGTGTAAAATCAAACCTGAGCCTGTCCGGGGCGACAAGCGAGCCTGCCTGCGTTACATGGCTTCCGAGAATATCCCTCAGAACGGAGTGCAGTATGTGAGTTGCCGTGTGGTGTGCCGAGACGGCGCGGCGGCGGGCTTTGTCAACGGACAAAACCACCTCGCCTCCGGCGGACAACCGCCCTTTCTCAACCACGGCGCGGTGGCTTATAATTCCGGCGGCGGGCTTTGTGGTGTCGGTAACGCGCGCGAAAAACCCTTCCCCTTCAATCGTCCCCGTGTCTCCGACCTGTCCGCCGGAATTCGCGTAAAACGGGGTTGAATCCGTAATGATTTCAATCTCGCCGTCTCCGGCGTCAGCGGTAAAAACCGCCTTTGCTTCGCCTGCGGTTGAGCCGTAGCCGGTAAATTCGCATGCAAACCCTTCGGACACAAGGGCGGTGTAGTCCGCCGCGCGCGGGTCGCCGCCGCCCTTCCACGACTTTCTTGACTGCTCTTTTTGCGCGCCCATTTCCTTCTCAAACCCGGCGCGGTCAACGCCGAGATTCTTCTCCCTTAGCACGTCCTCGGTCAGGTCAAGAGGAAAGCCGTAGGTGTCGTAAAGTTTGAACGCGACCTTTCCGGGCAGTTTCCCGCCTGCGGGCAGTTTCCCCACTTCGCTCTCAAGGATTTCAAGCCCCCGCGCCGCAGTCTCAAGAAACCGCTCCTCTTCGGCGCGAACCACATCGGAGGCGAAACCGGCTTTTTGAGCGGCATCGGGATATGCGTCCGCCATCAGACCGGAAACCGCGTCGAGGGTCTTGAACAGAAACGGCTCGTCCGCGCCGAGGGTTTTTGCGTGGCGCACCGCCCTTCTGATAATCCTTCTGAGAACATACCCCCTGCCCTCGTTTGAGGGGAAAACCCCGTCCGTTATAAGAAAGAGCGCCGCGCGCGCGTGGTCTGCTATAACGCGCATGCTGCTGTCCGCCTTCCCCCCGCCGTCCTCATACCGCGCCTGTGAAATCTCCTCAATGCGCGAGATGACGCCCCGCAGCAAATCCGTTTCGTAGTTGCTTGCCCTTCCCTGTATGACCGCCGCCATTCTTTCAAGCCCCATTCCCGTGTCAATGCTTGGACGGGGAAGCGGCGACATTTTCCCGGACTCATCCCTCTCATACTGCATAAAAACAAGATTCCACAATTCAAGGTAGCGGTCGCAATCACAGCCGGGGGCGCAGTCATTTTTTCCGCATCCCGCCTTTTCCCCCTGATCTATGAGGATTTCGGAGCACGGCCCGCACGGGCCCACATTTCCCATTGTCCAGAAATTGCTCTCGTCCCCCATCGGGAGAATGCGGGACGGGGGAAGCCCCGCCGCTTTCTGCCAGATTTTCGCCGCCTCGCCGTCATCATTGTGGACGGTTATCCAGAGTTTATTTTCCGGCAGACCGTAAACCTTTGTAACAAGTTCCCACGCAAACGCTGTGGCGTCTTCCTTGAAGTAGTCGCCAAAGGAAAAGTTGCCGAGCATTTCAAAAAATGTGTGGTGGCGCGCGGTGTATCCCACATTGTCAAGGTCGTTGTGTTTGCCGCCCGCCCTCATGCATTTCTGGGATGAGACGGCGCGCGGGTGTGAAAATTTTTCAAGTCCCAGAAAAACATTCTTGAACTGGACCATGCCCGAATTTGAAAAAAGAAGGGTCGGGTCATCCGGGGGAACAAGGGAGGAACTTTTTACGCGCTTGTGCCCCCTTTGTTCAAAAAAGGAAAGAAACGCCTCCCTGATTTCGCTTCCAGTCATAACGGTTTGCGCCCCGAACGGGCGCGCCGGAGTTTAACGGAGTTTCCGGCGGAGATTACTTTGCCGCCGGAATCACGGACACGGTTTTTCTCTTGCCCTTGCGGAATTTCACAACTCCGTCCGCCAGCGCAAAGAGCGTCCAGTCGCGCCCGGAGCCGACATTGTCTCCGGCGTGAAACGAGGTCCCCCTCTGCCTGACTATGATGTTTCCGGCTTTGACGAACTCCCCGCCGAACTTCTTGACGCCGAGCCGCTTGCCCGCCGAATCTCTTCCGTTTTTTGAACTGCCGCCGCCTTTCTTTGTGGACATACCGCTCTCCCTACCCCCTGATATCCGTAATGCGGACGCTGGTGTATTGCTGCCGGTGCCCGGCTTTGCGCCTGTAGCCCTTGCGCCGTTTGAATTTGAAAACCGTTATTTTGTCTCCCTTTTTCTGGGAAATGATTTCGCCCTTCACCTCGGCTCCCTCAACAACCGGAGCGCCGACCTTCGCCTCGCCCTCGCCGTTTGAGACCAGCAGAACATCGGCAAAGCCGACCGAATCGCCCGGACTGCCCGCGATCTTCTCAATGTCAACCACATCGCCGGGCTTTACCAAGTATTGTCTGTTTCCTGTTCTTATGACCGCCTGCATAGCAACCGCTCCGTCCTCGGGGACGGCTCATTATGCCACAGATTGGGGGGAAGTGTCAAACGGGGCGGGGTGTTCACGCAAGGTCAAAACGGTCCAGATTCGTCACCTTGGTCCAGACGGCAACAAAGTCTCTGACGAATTTCTCCTCTCCGTCCCCGCAACCGTAAACCTCGGCAAGAGCCCGCAGTTCGGAGTTTGAGCCGAATATCAGGTCAACCCGCGTCCCGGTCCATTTCGGTTTTCCGGTTTTCCGGTCGCGGCCTTCAAACAGGTCTTCATCGCCGGACACCGGCTTCCAGTCGGTGTTCATATCCAGCAGGTTCACGAAGAAGTCATTGGTCAGCGCGCCCGGCCGTTCGGTGAAGACGCCGTGCCGTGTTTGTCCGAAGTTTGTGTCCAGCACGCGCATGCCGCCGACAAGAGCCGTCATTTCGGGCGGTGTCAGGGTCAGCAGTTGCGCCCGGTCAACCAGCAGTTCTTCGTCTGAAACGGCGTATTTTTCTTTCCGGTAGTTGCGAAACCCGTCCGCCGCCGGTTCAAGCACGGCAAACGACTCAACATCGGTTTGTTCCGGAGAGGCGTCCGCGCGCCCCGGTGTGAAAGGCGCGGTTATACCGCTCCCCGCCCGCCCGGCGGCCTGCTCAATGCCGACGCAACCCGCAAGCACTATCAGGTCGGCAAGAGACACTTTCTTGCCGCCGGTTGCGGCGTCGTTGAATTCGTTCCTTATATCCTCAAGGGATTTCAGTGTTTCCGCCAGTTGTTCCGGCTGATTGACCTCCCAGTCTTTCTGGGGTGACAGACGAATGCGGGCTCCGTTTGCGCCGCCGCGCATATCCGAGCCGCGAAAAGTGGAGGCGGAAGCCCACGCGGTTGAAACCATTTGCCTGACGGACAGGCCGGAATCGCCGATCTTTTTCTTGAGAGAGGCGATATCGGTTTCGTCAATCAACGGATGGTCAACTGCGGGGACGGGGTCCTGCCAGATAAGTTCCTCTTTTGGAACTTCGGGTCCCAGATAGCGGGCGCGCGGCCCCATATCGCGGTGGGTCAGTTTGAACCATGCGCGGGCGAATGCGTCCGCAAACCGGTCGGGGCTTTCGTGAAAACGCCGTGAGATTTTTTCAAACTCCGGGTCAAAGCGCAGAGTAAGGTCTGTGGTCAGCATAGTGGGACGGTGGCGTTTTGACGGGTCGTGAGCGTCCGGAATTGTTTCGTCTCCGTCTTTTGCCACCCACTGGTAGGCCCCGGCGGGGCTTTTGGTCAGTTCCCATTCGTGTCCGAACAGGTGGTCAAAAAAGTCATTGCTCCACTTGGCGGGTGTTTTTGTCCATGTAACTTCGGGGCCGCCGGTAATGGTGTCTGCGCTGTGTCCCGAACCGTGGCCGCTTTTCCATCCCAGCCCCTGCTGTTCAATGCCCGCCGCTTCGGGTTCCGCTCCCACAAGCGCCGGGTCGCCCGCGCCGTGTGATTTGCCGAAAGAGTGGCCGCCCGCAATCAGCGCCACGGTTTCCTCATCATTCATTGCCATGCGCCCGAAGGTTTCGCGGATATCAGCCGCCGCCGCAACCGGGTCGGGTTTGCCGTCCGGCCCTTCGGGGTTGACGTAGATCAGCCCCATTTGAACTGCGGCAAGGGGGTTTTCAAGGTCCCGTTCCCCGGAGTAGCGTTTGTCATCCAGCCATGTTTTTTCCGCTCCCCAGTAAATATCTTTTTCCGGCTCCCAGATGTCTTTGCGTCCGCCGCCGAAGCCGAAGGTTTTGAATCCCATTGATTCCAGCGCGACATTGCCGGCAAGAATCATCAGGTCCGCCCATGATATTTTCTTTCCGTATTTTTGTTTTATCGGCCAGAGCAGTCTGCGCGCCTTGTCAAGATTGGCGTTGTCGGGCCAGCTGTTGAGAGGAGCAAAGCGCTGGTTGCCGGTTCCGCCGCCTCCACGCCCGTCTCCGGTGCGGTAAGTTCCGGCGGCGTGCCATGACATGCGGATAAACAGCGGCCCGTAGTGGCCGAAATCCGCGGGCCACCAGTCCTGAGAATCGGTCATCAGGTTGTGGAGGTCTTTTTTCAGGGCGTCATAGTCCAGAGATTTGAACTCTTCCGTGTAGTTGAAATCCCCTTCCATTGGGTCTGACATTGAGGAATGCTGGCGCAGAATATCCAGCCGCAACCGGTTGGGCCACCAGTCGTTGTTTGTTGTGCCACCTCCGGCGGCGTGATTGACCGGGCATTTGTTCATTGGTGCTTTTTCTCCTTTCGCGTTTATGAAAACCTGCTTGTTTTGTTGCAGTAAGCAAACTATAAAGGAAGGTGTGCTTGTGTCAAACGGGGGAGTTAATACTTGGGTTCTATTGACAAAGCGACTGGCTGTAATAGCCTATACACCACGAAATCGGGTCTTCTGATTTCGAACTAAATACCGCCTTTGAGCGGGTGGCCGGATCGGGCGTAACCCGTGAAAGCAAGTCCTGAAGCCACTGCAAGGTGGCTTCAGTTGTTTTCGGAGCATGAAATGTTTCACTTTTGCTATCTGGATGAGAGTGGTTGCCTTATCAGTCGGATATGCCAAACCGCCGAAAGTTTGTTATCATAGGTGTTGCCCTCTAAAATGAGAGAAAAGATGACTGAACAGGACAAAATCAAGATTTCCGTTGAAAACTACGGCCCCATAGCGGAAGCCA
It includes:
- a CDS encoding glutathione S-transferase, with product MIHLHTAATPNGRKVSIMLEETGLPYQVHNISLHDGEQKS
- a CDS encoding type II toxin-antitoxin system HicB family antitoxin, producing the protein MEKLEKLRALVWKEGDVFVSRLNGTNISSYGETPDEAVCNLKEAVELYFEDMPEGEKREVIESAGF
- a CDS encoding transposase; translation: MEHQTSPRSVTYRLLLETKGKAGKLFQIAGACRFVWNAALERNRAEYQTAKIFGTPKPSVSFFSLGKQFTELRRKTPWLMELPAREIRYTLKYQADAWQKTFKQGAGFPKRKTRARSTPSFTIPEQVNLKDNRLFIPKTGRVTLRGNNPYEGCEPKLATIKYLAGKWYCSVLYDVPADRVKQPAQTDAVGIDRNVSGIALSTEELKHLPGRDTKRLEIRRRRYQRRMARQVKGSRRRNITKARVARISRTLGNVRKNWAHQTTRRIADKYETVVIEDLNIPGMTASAKGTETEPGKNVRQKAGLNREILASAWGNFENKLAYKCGTLIKVEPAYTSQTCSRCGNIDKESRKDRDFHCVKCGHKDHADINAAKNILALGIGATARGGALSSDTPLIRENETG
- the hemB gene encoding porphobilinogen synthase produces the protein MSGSRKKDGGGRARRDTVSLDIAARPRRNRKSPSIRALAAETRLLAENLIYPLFVHGGSADEDIKSMPGKKRLGADGLMREVEMSVNAGVTAFILFPVVEDSEKSPDAREAGNPRGLIPETARALKKQFPDATLITDVALDPYSSDGHDGIVSSSGEILNDLTVEALCGQALAHAEAGADIVSPSDMMDGRVGAIRETLDENGHTGTSILSYTAKYASCFYGPFRGALDSAPKAGDKKTYQMNPANVREALRELALDEAEGADIVMVKPAGYYLDVVSAFRESTDLPVAAYQVSGEYLMIKSAAAVGGISERDAVMESLLAITRAGADMIATYFAPEAANFLRRFET
- a CDS encoding NYN domain-containing protein is translated as MRFAAFVDGPNLMGSFRNLGLNIDDYQSFYNFVMRRAVAEWSKCVVGECETTTLVWRVFWYQIGSIDELRFDNPAFEESLRRNFERDAELKHSFVSAAQRENHPDPEEGAWGMCLSEGKEWYEKKRADLRKMNQFNRAVRNNTRFVDIIECGHWKLDILRKNLHEKGIDTSLAVDLATMTDSYDVAVVLSGDADMLPSINHAKKHKGKQIGIVELKNDDDSRGQQSSARLRNHADFVVSIGKTELLGEGICAERQY
- a CDS encoding zinc-binding dehydrogenase, giving the protein MKSGIYHEVGDADVIKYEDAEVPSPGADDVLIRVKACAMNSLDTRLRSGKSPRPVDLPHIGGIDISGEVKEAGKSVWGVFPGDRVVVNPAVKTGGGVSVIGVNRQGGFAEFVTVPAVNVCKIPDALSHDDACTLPICYVTALYGLASRGGLEKGETVVVHAAGSGSGTAAIQVAKHLGAKVIATAGSDEKLGKARELGADETINYKTEDFSRVIKGGVDIVFDPVGAAHWEKNIKILKSGGRLLLVGVVGGGVVDKFSIGPVIMRDISVIGVTVFNSSQSMLKECVEMAAGGTVTPVIGRKFPLSDLAGAHKALESAGQFGKVVVNP
- a CDS encoding type B 50S ribosomal protein L31; its protein translation is MKKGIHPEYKQVVFQDPSSGFSILTRSTKTSDKTVKWEDGNEYPLVTVEVSSSSHPFFTGREQQFAKESRVEKFRKKYGSQEKPSEESEA
- a CDS encoding adenylyltransferase/cytidyltransferase family protein, with translation MSDWKVTNHGHPEITPAETKRAIFIGRYQPYHQGHISLIRQKLDKGVPCLIMVRDIPPDPKNPFTTEQTIDMIRKYHASKGDDVEVMKIPDIESVNWGRGVGYEMNEFFPPENIGWISATKIRDSIKQGSDDWREMVDGSIQDDVVKYLKESGL
- a CDS encoding RNA polymerase factor sigma-32, with the translated sequence MKDSQEKRGDGGKPGGKARSSALAPASPLQRYVAEIAAHPILSGERERELAVRYRETGDIDAARQLVASNLRFVVKVAGEYKNHGINMMDIIQEGNLGLMHAVKRFDPTKGYRLISYAVWWIKAYIRKHIMDTWSLVRIGTGREQRKLFYNMRAASGKLERGGAAATRGEIAKEVGVSEKGVSEMKQIMGARDMSLNSPVRDGADAAHMDFLADSSEGQDAGFERAQIKSMVKSHMTDALKTLGEKENYIVRNRFLSESPKTLDTIGNKFGISRERVRQIEKTALKKLKKEFEKHGISPPDPR